Below is a genomic region from Lonsdalea populi.
ACATGGTGAAATAGCTGACAGTCAGCAAAAGCAGCGATATCGCCAGTTTGCCGCTATGGGGATCGCCGTGCCTGAAGTCTACACTTCCGGCATTATTGAAAGCCTGGGCAGCGTTGAGCTTACTGCCTGGCAGGCGGCTTTCTGGCTGGCGCTTTCCCGTCTGTCGGCAAGCCATCTGCCTGAAGTGGTCGGGTTTCATTACGCTTACTACAGCCTCGGTTTTGATGATGCGCTGTTGGGACTGCCCGCGCCTGTCGCAAAAAAGCAGCTTGATACGTTGATGGCAACCTTTTTGCTCCACTGTCAGAAGGATGAACAGGGAGCGGCCAGCGAAAAACGTATGCTTGATGCTATAGCGCGGGCCGTGCAGTTGGAGATGGAAAACAGCGAAATGCTGCTGGCGCTGCAAATCCAGCTGGAACAGCGCACGCTAGATGACCGTATGGCGGAAATTGTGCGCCGCCATCTGCCGCTGGCGGGCAAGCAGCATCAGCGCATTCGTCTGGAAGAGCGCAGCCTCACTGAATGGTCCGGCGAAGAATCAGATATGCCTGAGTTTTTACGTGCCCTGCGCGCCTCGCCGTACCTGCGTCAGCCGCACTCCGGCGCTGGCGAATGCAGCTTTCAAAAGGCGATTCGTTTTGGCGGCTCGATGTTTGGTATTTTCAGCCCGCAGGAAGCGAAAATCATGGCCCGCTGGATTACCAGTACGCAGAGCGGGGACGACATTCGTCTCAGCTACTTCGCGGAAGCGGGCAGTGTGCAGGCCATGGCCTGGCGGCAACGCTGTCGGGATACCTCGCTGGCGCCGCATGTCGCTTGGCAGAGTGCGCAGCTGCCCGATCATCGGGAGTTATTCTATCGGCTGGTCAACATTGAGCATTTCGCCAGCAATCTATCGCTGCTAAAACAGCGGGTTGAGCAGACGCTGCAGCAGGCCGAAGCACTGTTTACCACCGGCAGTGGCGGGCGTTACACCGATGCCAGCTACTTCAGCTTCACTCCGGAAGCGCTGCTGGCCCGCATGGAAAAAATCTACTGGGAAAAACTGGTGCAGCCTTATGAGCGCCTGACGGAGATCCCCGACCGCGAGAGCGTGCTGTTTGGTCAGAAGCTGATGGCGCTGGGCAGCATGATCGACGGTGCTTGGGCGCACCGGTTTGGCGGTACCCTGCGCAATTACCGGCGGGCTGACGGCAAAATGCTGGCGATTTATGCCGACGAAATGGGGCTGGGCGATTATGAAAAAAATCACATCACGCTGATCCTGAGCGTCCTGAAAAGCATGGACATCAGCCTGCCGCATATCCGTGAAAAAGCTTTCCGCCAGCAGGCTGAGCTACCGGATCTCTACGATTTCTCCCTACATCAGCTGGCGATGTCGCAGTTTCCCGACACCTTTTATGAGGAGCTGCTTGGCTACAATCTGGGGATTGAAATGCTGGGACTGGGCGAAATGCGTATGCATGAAATCCAGAAACTACGCCGCTATGGTTTCGACACCATTTATGAAGAGGCGCATCTCACCATTGATAATTTTTCCGCCGGCCATTCCCGACAGGCCGTTGACCTGATTATTGATTATCTGGACGACTGCAAACCGGGCCTGAGCGAGGAAGAGCTTCAGCAGCGCTGGCGTCGCATCTGGCGCGGCTACGCTTCTTTTGCGCTCTATCTTGAAACCGAGTTGCCAACAGAGAGCGTTCCTGAAAACAGTGAGCACAGCGAACTGCTGATCTGATCTTCACACCAAAACCATTTTAACCGCCGTCCCGCAGCGCAGTGCCGCCGGGATCGGCACGGAAACAGGGTGGCGCAATGAGTAACGTATTCAGTCATGATAAGGCAATGTTAACGCTGCCTTTTTATCAGCCAGAGCATATTAAGCAGATCGCGGCGCTGGATAGCTGGTGCCAGCAGCAACAGTTTGCACAGCAAAAAAATGATGCAACCCCTGCTGCGCAGGGTAAACACCTGCTGCGGCTGCTGGGACAGGCAGGCTGGCTGGCGAACCTGGACGGGCTGCAACAGCACCCCCGCGCCGATGCCCGCAGCGCCTGCCTGTTTCGCCAGACGCTGGCCTACCACCACGACTTACTGGATTTCGCCTGGTCGATTCAAACCCTGAGCGGCAGCGTAATCCGCCGTTATGGCAACGATGCGCAGCGCCAGCATTACTTACCCCGGCTGGCCAGCGGCGAGTATGCGGGCGCATTCGCCCTGTCGGAACCGGAAGCGGGATCGGATGTTTCCGCCGTGGCGCTCAGCGCGCTACGTGATGGCGACCATTATCTGCTGAGCGGCGAGAAGGCCTGGATTGCGCAGGGCGACATAGCGGATTGCCTGATCGTCATTGCCCGCACGGGGGAGGGGCCAGGCCCGCTGGGGCTGAGCGCCTTTATCGTTGATGCGACGCTGGCGGGCATCAGCAGCAGCCCGCTGGATGCTCTTGCGCCGCGTTCCTGGGCACACCTGCACTTCGATCGGGTGCGGATACCGGCGGAAAACCTGCTGAGCAAACCAGGGCAGGGGTTCATCATCGCGCTGGATATTCTGGACCGCTTTCGAATGACGGTTGCCAGCGCGGCCATCGGTTTTGCCCGCCGCGCGGCGGATATCGCGCTGCGCCACGCTTCGCGCCGGAAAATCTATCAGGGACGGCTGATTGATCTACAGCTGGTGAAGGCTGCGCTGGCGAAAATGGAGATCACCCTGTCGGCCGCCACGCTGATGACCGCTCACGCCGCCTGGCAATTGGATCAGGGCGAGGCCAGTTTTGGCAAAAGTTCAGCGATGGCAAAACATTTCTCCACCGAGCAGGCCTGCCACATTGTTGATGATGCCCTGCAAATGCTGGGGGCGGCGGGCGTGGTGGCCGACAGCCAGATTGCGCGGCTCTATCGTCAGATCCGTCCGCTGCGCATTTATGAAGGAGCATCGGATGCGCTGCTGATGAATATCGCCTCGGCGCTGGACAGCCACCACCTTCAGCAGCGGGAGGATCTGCAATGAACCAAGCGACGCTTAATCCCCTGAGTGCGATCCAGCATGAAAACCCCTATGGCTGGTACGATTCGCTGCTGCGTGAACAGCCGTTTGGTTTTGATCCGGCGCTGAAGCTGTGGATCGCTGCGGATGCCGCTTCTGTCACGGCGGTCTTGGAGGCAGCGCAGCTTCAGGTTCGGCCCGTTCTGGAGCCGGTTCCGGCCGGTCTCGTCGGCACACCAGCGGGCGAGGTGTTCGGCAACCTGGTTCGCATGCGCGAAGGCGAGCATCATCAGCGGCTGAAAAGCATCATCATTCAGGCGATCGCCAGCGCGGATATGCAGCAGGTGCAGCAAAAGGCGTTTGCGATCGCATCCCATTGTCTGCAAAGGCATGACGAGATTAACGATCTGCTGTTTACCCTTCCGGCCACGGTGGTAGCGTCGCTGTGCGGCTTTACCGATGATGAGCTGCCGGAAATGACCGGGCTGATCGCCGAATTTGTGCTCTGTATTCCCGCTTCCGCCAGCGCGGAACAGCAGGCGCGGGCCAGCCTGGCGGCACAGCAGCTGCTTATGCGCTATAGCAGCCAGCTTGAACTCGTTAAAGAAGGATCATTGCTGGCCGCGCTGCTGCACGCGTCGGTAGCCGACGACTGGCCGCACCGGGCAGCGTTAATTGCCAACAGCATCGGTCTGCTGTCGCAAACTTATGACGCCACCGCAGGACTGATCGGCAACGCGTTGCTTGCGGCGCAGCGCTATCCGCAGGCGTTCAGCGAGTCGTCGCTGACCGACTTTGTGGAAGAGGTGGCGCGGTTTGATGCGCCCATCCAGAATACTCGCCGGTTTGCCGCCGCGCCCTTTCGCTGGCGCGATAAAGAGATTGCCGTCGGTGAGGTGGTGTTGCTGCTGCTGGCTGCCGCCAACCGCGATCCGCAGGCTAACCCGCAGGCGGACGAATTTATTCCTGGCCGTGCCAATCGCCGCTGCTTTACTTTCAGCCACGGACGCCACCGCTGTCCCGGCCAGCAGCTGGCGGTTGCCATCACCAACGGTTTTATCGACGCGCTGCGGCAACATAACGCGGCGGCTATTGAGACGTTGCGCTGCACCGGCTACCGGCCATCCGGCAACGCCCGCATCCCCGTACTGATCCTTTAACGGCTTACAAGGTTTATTTATGAACGTTGAAAAAGATTTGCCTCGTGCTTTTGTGCTGACCGGCGCATTTTGGGTAATTTGCCGCAATTCCCTTTACCTGCGTGAGCTGGCGGACCGGGGCATTACCATTCTGGTTGTCACTCCGGAGTCCTATCGCCAGGGAGCCGAGGCTGCCCGTGAAGACGGGCAAAGCGTTACCGCGTTGATTACCGATATTGCCTATGTGCAGGGCGCGCTGGACAGGGAAGCCTCTTTTAATCCGAGCGTCGTTGCCGCGCTGCAACAGTGGCAACAGCAATACCGCATCGTCGGCGCGTTCGCGGTAGGCGAAACTCTGGTGGAACCTACCGGGATTATAGCCGATGCGCTGGGCCTGCGTAGTCCCGGCCTGCGGGCAACCCGCGTGTGCCGCAGTAAATATCTGCAGCGTTTTTATCTCAGCTCGTTCAGCCCGTTGTCACGAGTGATTGCGCCGGAAAAACGCGAAGAGATCGATTGGCATACGCTGCCGTGGCCACTGATCGTAAAACCGGCGACGCGCCACTCCTCATCCGGGGTCATCTCTGTTGATAACGAACAGCAGGCGCAGGCGGCATTGGTGGGCTATCCGCCTTATGAAACTCTGCTGCTGGAACAGCGGGTGGAAGGGCAGGAGTATTCGGTAGAGTCGCTTGTGCAGGACGGCGAGATCATTTTCTCTTCCGTCACGCACAAAATGACCACTGACCAGCACAGCAATACCTTTGTAGAGCTGGCGCATACGGTGCCCGGTTCGGGGCCGGAAAATGCGTTATTACTGGAGGCGGCACAGCAGGTACTGCATGTGCTGGCGTTTTCTGACGGTATTGCCCATTCCGAATGGCGTCTGGGCTGCGATGGCAAACCTTACCTGATGGAGATTGCTGCCCGTACTCCGGGAGACGGCATTCTGCCGCTTTACCGGCTGGCATGTGGTGAGCCGCTGGAGTCAGCCATCATTAAAATTATGCTGGGTGAGAAAGCCAGCTACCCGACGCCGGGCCGCGTGGCGCGTCAGGTTTATCTGGAACACTCGCTGGGTGTGCTGAAAGATGTGCAGATGCGCTGGCCAGGCGTGCAGGTCAGCTGGATTGAGGATAACAAGGCCTGGCCGGAAATTCTGCCGGGCCAGCCGCAAGATGCACCCGCGTTACGCGCCGTTTTTGTCCATAAAAAACGCGGTGAGCTGCTCACCCCGCTGCTTTCTTCCGACGACCGTGCCGTCACCTTCTTTATTGATGCCAGCTATGAGGAAGATCTCGACCGGCTGGAGGCAGAAGTAAGAGCAACCATCACTGTAGACATTGAGGTACACCATGACTAACCCTTCCGCCACGCCCGGCGTGTGGGAAACCTTTGCGCAAAGCCCGCTGTCATCGAAGGTGATTCTGTTTGGCGTAATGGTTAACCGTCTTTCCGGCTTTTTACAGATTTTTATCGTGCTGTTTCTGATTTCGCTGGGGTACTCCCATCAGCAGACCATCATCGCGCTGTTTATTTACGGCACGGGTGCAGTGATTGGTGCGCTGATTGGCGGCAGCCTCAGCGAGCGACTGGGGACGCGCACCGCCAGTATGATCAGCATGGGGGCCACTGCGGTACTGACTGCGGCGCTGCTTTATCTGCCTAATTTTACTGCTATTTTAATGGTAGTGGCGCTGGCCAGTCTTTGTGCTCAGCTGTTCCGTCCGGCATCCTCGGCGCTGCTTTCTCAGCAGACGCCAGCGGAACGTCAGACGATGATTTTTGCCATCTACCGCTTGGGGTTGAATCTGGGAGCGACGGGCGCTCCGCTGATTGGCTACGCGCTTTACCACTGGGGCGGCGAAAGCTTTACCTGGCTGTTCTGGGGCGAGGCGATTATCGCCGGACTTTATGCGCTGCTGGCGATGTTGACGCTACCTGGAAAAACCCGCACATCTGGGCCTGCCTCGTCGCCTGCCGCACAGTGCGGCGGCTATCTCGAGGTACTGGCAGATCGTCGCTTCGTGCTCTTTTTGCTGGCCACCCTGTGCCATTCTGCGGTGTTTGTGCAGTACATCACCACGCTGCCGATGTATGTGGAAGACCAGAAAATCGGCCTGTTCTGGTACACGCTGGCGGTGTCGCTGAACGGGATTATTGTTATCTGCTTTGAATTGCTGATTACCAAAATCACCCAGAACCATGCCAGACGTAAAATGCTGGCGCTGGGGTTTGCGCTGATCGGCAGCGGCGTGGCTTTTTATGCCGTACCGATCGGTCCGGCCGCGCTGATCGTTGGCACGCTCATCTGGTCGGTTGGGGAAATCATCTCCGGCCCGGCGTTCTTTGCTTTCCCGGCCAATGCCGGACCGAAACATCTTAAGGCGCATTACCTGGGCAGTTTCCACTTTATGTTCAGCATGGGCATCGCGGTGGGCCCGGTGGTCGGCGGCTGGCTTTATCTGCAACTGGGCACCGCCATCTGGCCGGTTATTTCGCTCGGATCATTCTTCGCCGCAGTAGTTTGCGGATATTACGCTACGGAGACCTCCACCAACACGAGTCAACACAGCCTCCCTGAAGATATCGATGCAAGCAAAGCTACCGAATAATTATTTTTGACTCTGTATTAAGGAAAAGTATATGACCGGATCTCACAAAGATATACAGTCACATTTTAAATTGTTGGGAATTGGTGCGGGACCGGCCAATTTAAGCTTGGCCTCGCTGGTATATGGTAAGCAGGAAATTAATAATATTTTCCTCGACGGGAAATCCTCTTTTTCCTGGCATGACGACCAGATGATCGATGGAGCCACATTACAGGTTTCGCTGTTTAAAGATCTCAGTACACTAACCGACCCGACAAATGAATTTACCTTTCTGGCCTATTTGCATGATAAAGGCCGTATTTATCATTTCCTCAATGCCCAGTTTGATGAGATTCCTCGCCGGGAATTTCGCAATTATTTAGCCTGGGCCGCAGAGAAAAATGAGAACGTAGTGTTTGGCGAGAAGGTGCTCACTGTTGACTTCGACAACGTATTTAAAATTGTTACCGATAAAAGGGAGCTGACCGCTGACAACATTGCTATCGGCGTCGGCACGCAGCCGTGGGTGCCTGAGTTTGCCACGGCGCATCTCGGGCAGACGCAGTTTCATGTCAGCCAGTATATGCAGAGAAACAGCCGCGTGGCCGGAAAGCGGGTGACGATCATCGGCGGTGGGCAGTCGGGAGCCGAAGTTTTTCTGGATTTACTGTCAAAACCGGACGGCGAGAGGCCCGCTGGCATTCACTGGATTTCACGCCGGCGCAATTTTTTCCCCATTGATGATTCAACCTTCACCAATGATTTTTATATGCCGTGCTATTCAGACTATTTTAACAAGCTGCCGCTACATCTGCGTCAGAAGACCAACCGGGAAAATGTTCTGACCTCAGACGGTATTTCAGAATCCACGCTGCGCCAGATCTATCAGAAGCTTTACAGCCTGAACTTTATTACGCCGGGACAGATCAAGATTGCTCTGCAGACCAGCCGTTCGGTCAGCAATGTAAAACCTGGCGGCAATAATGACTGGCGAGTGGAATATTGCCACCTTGATTCATCGGGAATGGAGAGCCAGGAAGCGGACGTGGTGGTCTGGGCGACGGGCTATAGGGCCACTGAAAAGCATTTCCTCGGAGCACTGGGTGAGCGTATTCATCGCGAAAAAGAGGAATTTGTAGTGGACGAAGACTTTGCCGTGCAGTGGGACGGACCCGAAAAAAATAATATTTTTGTCCAGAATGCGGTGCGTGGACAGCGCGGCCTGCCGGATTTAAACCTCAGCCTGAACGCATGGCGGGCGCAACGCATTATGGGCCGCCTGTGCGGAGAATATCCTTCTCATCAACATCCTTCTTTTATCGACTGGGCGCCGCCAGCAGAAAACAGCATGCTGGAAAACCTAAGTATTGATTTTGACGAGAAAGAGTGGAAGAGGATATCTCACAGTGTGCTGAGCTAGACCGCCGCATTATTCCTGGAGCGTAACATCATGTTGAAATATGACATCGCAATTGTCGGTGGGGGAATCCTTGGGTCCACCATCGCCAGAGAGCTGATAAGTAATTATCCTGAATTAACTGTCGCGATTATTGATAAAAAAATTTCCGGTGCCGGGGCCTCTTTTTATTCTGCGGGCGTGCATTTTCCACGCGGCGGCAGTGAAAGAGTAAGAAAAATGTCGGCATACAGTCATGAGTATTATCAGCCATTAATTAAAGGCGGCGCACCGATATATCCTCTGATGATGGAGCTAATAACGGAAAGCCACAACCTCCCGCAGGTGGAAAAAAAATATTTGCCGCGCGTGGCTTTTCATCATGTAGAAAATTGCAGCAGCGATATGATCAATTTAAACGCGGCGGCAGGTGATGATTTGCGGGTGCTAAAAGGCAGCGGGGCGAATTACGCCAATGTCTTTGCGCTGGTTAATTATTATATGCAGCAACTGCGTGAAAAAATTGATTACCTCGAAGGAACGGAAGTGGAAGCGATTGAACGTGAAGGGCAAGACTACCGGCTTTCCTTGCGTTCCGGGGTGAATATACAGGCGCGTCAGGCCATCGTGGTGCCTGGCCCGTGGATTACTCACCCTCTGAGCCGTAAAGCCCTCTCCGCCAGCGGTCTGCGGGTCAAAAAGATTGTTGCAGCGCACATCAACGTCAAACCGGCAAAACAGGCACCGCTGGTCGTTTTTGACGAAGAAGACGCCTTTTTACTGCCCTGCCATCACCGTAAACAGTGGCTGTTCAGCTACACCTGCAAAGAGTGGGATGTGGACCCGGAAGCGATCCGACCGCTTACCCCCGCCGACCTTGCTGACGCGCGCGAAACCCTGGCGAAATACGCTCCGGCGCTGGCCGACCAGATTCACGATGGCCGCGTATTTTGCGACGCCTATAGTCCCGGCAGTGAACCGACGGTTATCCGGGCAAAGGACGGCGTGATCTATGCCGCAGGCTGCAACGGGTCCGGCTACCGCTTGGCACCGGCTATCGCCGTTGAAGTCATTCAATTAATTCCACACCTGTCAGGACTGGAGAACAAAACATGGTGATTCATCATTTAGAAAACGCAGAGATGGCCCGCATGTTTGATATTGATATCAGTCATCTGGACGGACTGGATTTCCCTGCTGGCTGGGGCAGGGTTGCGCCCGGCGAGCGCTCTGCCAGCCATCAGCACGACGAGACCGAGATGTTCGTTATCGTCAGCGGCGAAGGCACTCTGCTGGTTGACGGCCATACTTACGCAGTAAAAGCCGGAAGCGTGGCACAGTTTATGCCGTTTGAATCCCATGTTTTGGAAAACAACGGCGAGACAGAGCTGATTTTCTTTTTGCAATATCGCCGTGATGCCGCCAGCGCGGCACATTCCGCCGCTTCACACGATCGCCAGAACCCTGCGCGCCCGCAGTTTGTTTTCTCGACGCCGCCGACGCCGAACGGCGATTTGCATCTGGGGCATCTCTCCGGCCCTTATCTGGGCGCGGACGCCTATGTGCGCTACCAGCGGCTGCTGGGCAATCCGGCCTGGCACATGACCGGTTCCGATGATTTTCAGAGCTACGTGATGGCGCTGGCCGGCCGCGAAGGCTCAACCCCGGCGGAGGTGGCGCGTTATTACTCCCAGGAGATCCGCCAGACCCTGAGCATGATGGATATTGAACTGGATCACTATACGGTGACCAACAATGCAGAAGGCTATGCCGAAGGCGCGCAGCGTTTCTTCACTCGGCTGGTGGAAAGTGGTCAGGTGCAGATGCGCGAGGCGCATGCGCTGTGCGACAGGGACAGCGGCCACTATCTGTATGAAGTGGATGTTGCCGGAGCCTGTCCGGGTTGTGGCAACGCCACCAACGGCAATATCTGCGAGGAGTGCGGCGAGCCTAACGTGGTAACCGATCTTGGTGCGCCAATCACTAAGGCCAGTCAGCTTGCGCCGCAAAAGACTAATGTTAAGCGCTATATGCTGCCGCTGCATCAGTTTGCCCACACGGTCAGAGAACACCACAAAGTTGGCCGCGTACCGGCCAGAATGCGCGAGCTGGCTCAGCGAGTGTTCAGTCGGGCATCGCTGGACGTGCCGGTTTCCCATCCGTCGGACTGGGGGATTGCCCCTGCCGAAGCCGAAGGTGAAGGCCAGGTTATCTGGGTGTGGCCGGAAATGAGCTACGGTTTTCTCTGGAACATTGAACAGCTGGGGAAAAAAGTTAACCAGCCGTGGAAAGCGGACCAGCCGGATGCCAGCTGGAAAATCGTTCACTTTTTTGGCTATGACAACAGCTTCTATCACAGCATTCTTTACCCGGTGCTCTACCGGCTGGCTTACCCGGACTGGCAGCCGGATATTGATTATCACCACAACGAATTTTACCTGCTTGACGGTAAAAAATTCTCTACCAGCCGCCGCCACGCGGTCTGGGGCAAAGAGATCCTCACTCCGGAAAGCGTCGATGCGGTACGCTTTTACCTGAGCCTGACCCGCCCGGAGCAGGAACGCACTAATTTCCAGCTGTCGGCATACCAGGCGGAGCTGCGCCAGACCTTAATCGGCGAATGGCAGGGCTGGCTGCACGATCTTGGTCAGCGCACCGCCCGCCTTTTTGCTGGTCAGGCACCGGATGCCGGGATCTGGACCAAAGAGCAGGTTGCCTTTTGGGCGCAGCTTAACGGCCATCTGCAACGGATGAACGACGCCCTGAACAGCGATGGCTTCTCATTGCGCCGAGCAGCACAGCAACTGAAAACGCTGGTGCAGGAGACCCTGATCTTCTCGCAATCCCAGCAGCGGCTGGCGGCGGTTCCGGACTGGAAGGATGAGTACCGCACCTCGCTGGCTCTGGAGCTGGCGGCGGCGCAGCTGCTTTCACGCATTGCCCGGCCGCTGATGCCACGCTTTGCCGATCGTCTGGCAGCGGCGCTGGGCAATACGGCGGCGGATACCTGGCCGCAGCAGGCGGAGATCGTTACGCCGGGCAACGCCATTACCCTGCATCAGGTCAGTTTCTTTAGCGATGCTAAAGCGCAGCAAAAAACGCCGCACTGGGACTGGCTAAACGAGAAATTAGCCACGCTGCTGCCTGACGTCACCGCGCAACCGGCGCAACGACTGTCGGAGCTGGGGGCCACCTCGCTGATGGCGGTGACGCTGCAATATTATCTGCTGAACGAAATGCAGGCGGATATTCCGCTGGAATTCGTGCTTAACCAGCCGCTGGGCAAAGTGGCTGACGAGGCGGTGCGGCAGCAGAGCAGCGCCGCGAAGGGAGCGACCGTATGACCCCCGCAGCACTGCTAAAGCAGGTTGAGCAAGCGGGACTGAAGATCAGCCTGCTGGACGATAATCTGAAACTGGAAGGCGCCACGCAAAATATCGTGCCATCGCTGGTGGCGGCGCTGCGCGAAAATAAGGCGGCGCTGCTGAGCTGGCTGCAACAGCGGGCGGCCAGCTTTCCACTGACGCCGCTACAGCAGGCCTATTACCGTGGACGTTCGCCGCTGTTTGATGGCGGCGGCGTAGCGAATCAGGTTTATCACGAAATTGAAGGGTGTTGGGAGGTGGCGCGGCTGGAACAGGCGCTACAGCAAGTGGTGGCGGCACATCCGGCGCTACGCCTGCGCATTGTGGAGGATAATGCGCAATTTATCAGTGAGGATGCACCCGTCATCACCCGTCACGATCTGCGTGGGCTGTCAGAGGAAGAGCAGCAGCAGGCGCGGGCACGGCTGCGCGAGGCGAAATCTCATCTGATGCTGTCACCGGAAGAGGCGCTGTTACAGGTAGATGTCGCGCTGCTGACCGATGAGCAAATGGTGTTGTACATCAACCACGACGGCATGATTGTAGACGGCATCAGCATGTTTTTACTGTTTCATCACTGGCATCGTCATTACCAGGGTGAGGCGGACAGCGCTAGTTATCTCGCATTCAACCGCCATATCGAGGCGCTGCAGAATGAACGCGGCAATGCTGCCTGGCAGCGTTCGCGGGATTACTGGCTGGCCCGTATTCCCACGCTGCCCGCGGCGCCAGACCTGCCGCAAGCCGCGAAGGCAAGCAGCCAGACGGCACGTTTCAGCCAGCGAGTAGTGGCGCTGGAAGCCCGTGTCTGGCAGCAGCTACAGGCACAAATCCGCGCGCAGCAGCTGACGCCCGCCACGGTGCTGATGGCCGCCTGGGCCGAGACGCTGCACTACTGGGGAGCCGGAGATCACTTTACCCTGAATGTCACCATTTCGGAGCGCCGTCCGATCCATCCACAGGCTTTCCGTACCATCGGGCCGTTCTCCGCGCCGCTGTTGATAGAGGTGATGCGTGATACGCAGTTGACTTTCTCGGAGCGGGCCAGCGCGCTGCAACGCCGTCTGCATCAGGATGTCGATCATCGTCATTTTTCCGGCATTGAGGTGATGCAAGAGCTGGCTCGTGAGCGTGGGCTGGCAGTTGCCCGTATGCCTTATACCTTTAACTGCACGCTGGGTGCGTTGGAAGAGGTCAACGGCGATGCTCTGCAGCTGTTTGGTGAAGAAGTGTTCACTGTCAGCCAGACGCCGCAGGTCTTGCTGGACGTCTTCGTTTTTGAACAGTACGGCGCGCTGGTCATCCGGCTGGATGGCGTCGATGCAAGTTTTCCGGAAGGGTTCCTTGCGGCGATGGCGGCGGGCTATCAGCGGATGCTCGATCTGCTTTGCCAGGCGAAAAGCTGGCAACAGTCGTGGTTTGATTTGCTGCCGGGCGAGCAGCGCCAGCGCCGCGAAGCGGTCAACGCGACAGAGGTGCCGGTGACGCCGCGCCTATTGGGGGACGATTTTGTCGTCCGTGCAAGGCAGCAGCCCGCCGCGCCAGCGCTTTGTACGCTGGGCTGCCAGCTGAGCTATGGCGAACT
It encodes:
- a CDS encoding ATP-grasp domain-containing protein; the encoded protein is MNVEKDLPRAFVLTGAFWVICRNSLYLRELADRGITILVVTPESYRQGAEAAREDGQSVTALITDIAYVQGALDREASFNPSVVAALQQWQQQYRIVGAFAVGETLVEPTGIIADALGLRSPGLRATRVCRSKYLQRFYLSSFSPLSRVIAPEKREEIDWHTLPWPLIVKPATRHSSSGVISVDNEQQAQAALVGYPPYETLLLEQRVEGQEYSVESLVQDGEIIFSSVTHKMTTDQHSNTFVELAHTVPGSGPENALLLEAAQQVLHVLAFSDGIAHSEWRLGCDGKPYLMEIAARTPGDGILPLYRLACGEPLESAIIKIMLGEKASYPTPGRVARQVYLEHSLGVLKDVQMRWPGVQVSWIEDNKAWPEILPGQPQDAPALRAVFVHKKRGELLTPLLSSDDRAVTFFIDASYEEDLDRLEAEVRATITVDIEVHHD
- a CDS encoding cytochrome P450 yields the protein MNQATLNPLSAIQHENPYGWYDSLLREQPFGFDPALKLWIAADAASVTAVLEAAQLQVRPVLEPVPAGLVGTPAGEVFGNLVRMREGEHHQRLKSIIIQAIASADMQQVQQKAFAIASHCLQRHDEINDLLFTLPATVVASLCGFTDDELPEMTGLIAEFVLCIPASASAEQQARASLAAQQLLMRYSSQLELVKEGSLLAALLHASVADDWPHRAALIANSIGLLSQTYDATAGLIGNALLAAQRYPQAFSESSLTDFVEEVARFDAPIQNTRRFAAAPFRWRDKEIAVGEVVLLLLAAANRDPQANPQADEFIPGRANRRCFTFSHGRHRCPGQQLAVAITNGFIDALRQHNAAAIETLRCTGYRPSGNARIPVLIL
- a CDS encoding acyl-CoA dehydrogenase family protein; translation: MSNVFSHDKAMLTLPFYQPEHIKQIAALDSWCQQQQFAQQKNDATPAAQGKHLLRLLGQAGWLANLDGLQQHPRADARSACLFRQTLAYHHDLLDFAWSIQTLSGSVIRRYGNDAQRQHYLPRLASGEYAGAFALSEPEAGSDVSAVALSALRDGDHYLLSGEKAWIAQGDIADCLIVIARTGEGPGPLGLSAFIVDATLAGISSSPLDALAPRSWAHLHFDRVRIPAENLLSKPGQGFIIALDILDRFRMTVASAAIGFARRAADIALRHASRRKIYQGRLIDLQLVKAALAKMEITLSAATLMTAHAAWQLDQGEASFGKSSAMAKHFSTEQACHIVDDALQMLGAAGVVADSQIARLYRQIRPLRIYEGASDALLMNIASALDSHHLQQREDLQ
- a CDS encoding iron-containing redox enzyme family protein encodes the protein MNTATADSTTALPYLTFHFSPQAKSALDMWLEKGSAKALYKIFAGDIESEEQQLLALQLIKTLSARAPADLPVPTVAELPTFIATANGTLRQRAAQVLQATEEDRKQLLRQRALLALTAGCWLDYVSQPATEPAEVVCLLSGQNFALKGHGEIADSQQKQRYRQFAAMGIAVPEVYTSGIIESLGSVELTAWQAAFWLALSRLSASHLPEVVGFHYAYYSLGFDDALLGLPAPVAKKQLDTLMATFLLHCQKDEQGAASEKRMLDAIARAVQLEMENSEMLLALQIQLEQRTLDDRMAEIVRRHLPLAGKQHQRIRLEERSLTEWSGEESDMPEFLRALRASPYLRQPHSGAGECSFQKAIRFGGSMFGIFSPQEAKIMARWITSTQSGDDIRLSYFAEAGSVQAMAWRQRCRDTSLAPHVAWQSAQLPDHRELFYRLVNIEHFASNLSLLKQRVEQTLQQAEALFTTGSGGRYTDASYFSFTPEALLARMEKIYWEKLVQPYERLTEIPDRESVLFGQKLMALGSMIDGAWAHRFGGTLRNYRRADGKMLAIYADEMGLGDYEKNHITLILSVLKSMDISLPHIREKAFRQQAELPDLYDFSLHQLAMSQFPDTFYEELLGYNLGIEMLGLGEMRMHEIQKLRRYGFDTIYEEAHLTIDNFSAGHSRQAVDLIIDYLDDCKPGLSEEELQQRWRRIWRGYASFALYLETELPTESVPENSEHSELLI
- a CDS encoding MFS transporter; translation: MTNPSATPGVWETFAQSPLSSKVILFGVMVNRLSGFLQIFIVLFLISLGYSHQQTIIALFIYGTGAVIGALIGGSLSERLGTRTASMISMGATAVLTAALLYLPNFTAILMVVALASLCAQLFRPASSALLSQQTPAERQTMIFAIYRLGLNLGATGAPLIGYALYHWGGESFTWLFWGEAIIAGLYALLAMLTLPGKTRTSGPASSPAAQCGGYLEVLADRRFVLFLLATLCHSAVFVQYITTLPMYVEDQKIGLFWYTLAVSLNGIIVICFELLITKITQNHARRKMLALGFALIGSGVAFYAVPIGPAALIVGTLIWSVGEIISGPAFFAFPANAGPKHLKAHYLGSFHFMFSMGIAVGPVVGGWLYLQLGTAIWPVISLGSFFAAVVCGYYATETSTNTSQHSLPEDIDASKATE